ACTTGCCAGCTCTGACCTTCATTCTTCTTGTCACTAGGAGTAGAGAACGCCACCATTGCATTTCACTGCCACCCCCTGAATCCGATGATGGCTCAGTCCTTTATTCTCTAGCACCAAGGGAAAAGCTACCTGAAGATCAGGTGGGATCTTCATCCACACTTACTCATGAAGGAAGGAAATTAGCAGTCCTGGCGCAGAGGCACTTACCTTTCTACTCCGAGTTCCCAGATGGCGGTTCTTGTAGCGAGGGGAGTGGGTGCTGAGCTGACCCAAAGTGGCCCGTTGCCAGAAGCCTTATAAAGGAAGTGACGCAGGGGCTGACAGAGTGTGTCTTGGTGCTCTCTCTGTATTTGGGAGCTAACAAGCCCTTAGGGGCCCTAAAAATGACACACTCCCCAGGGATTGCACAAGAAGCCAGAGGCAGACAAACAACCTCAATCCTTCAGTCCTTAAGGGTTTCTCTCATCTGCCTAGTATTTTGGACTTTATTAAAGGAACATTAGAGTCACAACTTCCAGGCTCCTAATGCTCCTGAGAAAGGATACAGTTTCAATATTAGTTGACTTGGCAAAGCCAGAGAGGGTGTCCCTAGTGGAGCTCAGGCTGGATTCCAGATTCTGGTActgtttctctcatttattttctacacTGGGTTTTTTAAGGTATTGCTTTTAAAAGTTTGGGGTCAACATGTgcacactgcttatttaaaatagataaccaacaaggacctactgtacaacacaAGGAACTCTGGTCAATGTCGTGTGGCAGGCTAAATGGGAGGGCAGTttgaggggagaatggatacatgtttgggccactttgctgtgcagctgaaactatcacagcatttttaatcggctatattccaatacaaaataaaaagtaaaaaaaataatgcaaacatAAAGAAGCAATTACAAAATTAcagagctgaaaaaaataaaagttaactaaAGTATGATTTTAATTGTGAAGTCTGATGAGCTTTGATAAAATATATAGTCATGTATCGACCACCTCCATCAATATATGGAACACTTCAACTGCTCCCAAAACTTCCCTTCTGCACCTTTGCAGGCAATCCCCTCTCAGGCCATAGCAATGGCAACCTCTGATCTGATTTCTTTCCCTATGGTGTTGGTTTTTTCATAGTGTCACATAAATGGGACCACACATTatgtagacttttaaaataatcgGATTCATTCTATTAGCATGATCCTTCAGAGACTCATGTATGTTGGCTGTAGGAGTACATTTCAGCAAGTCATATTCCATCTATTGTAATTTGCTAGGCTGTTTATCAGTTAAtgaatatttggattgtttccagatTTTAGCCATTACAAATAAAGATATAACTATGTTCAGACAATTCTTTGTGTGgagacatgttttcatttctccttggAAAATACCTTGGAGTATAACTGCTGAAACCTATCTAAGtggatgtttaattttaaaagcaactgtcaaactgttttccaaagtggctgtaccattttgaaTTCCTCCCAGCAATGAATGAGATTGCCAGTTGTTCATCAACACTTAATATCATCAGTCTTTTTAACATTAATCCTCTCTATTAGGTGTGcaatagtatctcattgtggtttaactttgtatttccttaatgatattgagcatcttttcatgtgcttatttaccatctgtatgtcattgatcaaatatttatttaaataatttgctccccctcaataaaaattagttgtttttctacttcttattgagttattttcaaaaatatattttattaaatataaaggaTACTAGCCTTTAATCCATGTTTTGCAAATAGTTCCCCAGTCTGTGACTTATATTTTCATAAACAGTGTCCTTTGAATAACtgacatttaaatttttgatgatatcgaattcatcatttttttcttttatgattcatGACTTTTGTATCTTATCTAAGGAATTTTTGTGTTGGTTTGCAAACTGGCCCCACACAGAGAAGGCAAggagagaccaaagaaagaggcaGACCACTCCAGATTGGCAGGTAGTGTTTTTCCTGCTACATTTTAggtgactgtgaagaaagctgagcgccaaagaattgatgcttttgaactgtggtgttggagaagactcttgagagtcccttggactgcaaggagatccaaccagtccattctgaaggagatcaatcctgggtgttctttggaagggatgatgctaaagctgaaattccagtactttggccacctcatgcgaagagttgactcattggaaaagactctgatcctgggagggattgggggcaggaggagaaggggacgacagacgatgagatggctggatggcatcacggactcgatggacatgagtttgggtgaactccaggagttggtgttggacagggaggcctggcgtgttgcgattcatggggtcgcaaagagtcggacatgactgagtgactgaactgaactgaatgaaagtttTTGGAATCAATTAATACTTTaacaaaattatacttttatGGACATAGGTCAGGTTTTCTTTAGAGTCAGGCCCAATTTAGTGACAAGTCTtacctcttttcttctccctagATAGTGCCTAACTGTTGAGACCATCTTCCCTAAAataagacagtgtgtgtgtgtgtgtgtgtgtgtgtgtgtgtactcagtcgctcagtcatgtctggctctttgtgaccccatggactgtagtgtagcccatcaggctcctctgtccatgggattttcctggcaggaaaactggagtgggttgccgtttccttcttcaggggatctttccaacccagagatcaaacccgcttctcttgtgtctcctgcattggcaggcagattctttaccactgagccacctggggaacccCCCAAATTAGACAGTGATTCATCCTATTGATATTACTTGAGTGCCTTACATGCTAGTAGAATTTCCTATAAGTTGAGGGTtcagaaagaatcagaaaatcCTAGGAAACACACGTACATTATAGATCAAAACTTTTTTCAACAGTGACGAAAGCAGAACATCAAATGTCTGGATCAGGGATAACAAACTGCTGTGCCTACAAGGGCAAGGCAAAGGGTGTGGTGGGTTGGAAGCCTGGCAGATTGGAGGGTACTGGCCCTCTCTAATGAGGTCTATAGAAATTTAGTCCTAGATGATTGCTGACAAAGAAGGATGTGGGCCCACTGTTGACAAATTTCATCCTATAAGAGCTGAAAACCATGtgtgcttaggtgctcagtcgtgtctgactctttgtgaccccatggactgtagcctgccaggctcctctgtccatggggattctccaggcaagaatactggagtgggttgccatgccctcctccaggggatcttccgaacccagggattgaatctaggtctcccttattgcaggtgacttctttactacctgagcccccaggaaagccTCCTGATTACTTTCAAGTCTTATAAACTACATGTCTGTGCTCCAGGTACAGCTGGGAGTCTAAAAACCGGTGAACTTGATAAAGCACacaaaaatgtttcctttccaTTACTTTTCTAAGTGTAAATATTCCTGACTATCAGAATAATAAATTCACATAGAAACTTTCCCCCAAGGTTCCAAGTGCTGTGTTTAAGTATCAGAGACTCTCCAGAGCTAGCTGCAGCAATTTGAGCATATACTCACTAACCCCTATCTGTGGGACATGCCTTCTTGGCCTCCTGAATCACTCTGGATAAATCTGCCTCCTGGCAAGGGAAATTTAGCTTTCCGTTTCAcacaattctattaaaaaaaaaaaaaaaacactcttaaGCTATAAAGTAAGACTTAAGTAATTAAAGCGATATACCTTGTTCCAGATTGGGAAAATCAGTAATACAAGGGTGTCAGTTCTTCCTAAACTTATACATTGACACTCTGCTAGTAGAAATTtacaaacagatttttaaaaattaattggaagGATGATTATAAGTAGTTGCAGGAATGAGTATGGCAAAGACAAACCAACGCCAGGGAAATGAAAGTAATAAGAAATACCTTAACAACTACATATTAACTTGTGTTTTAATACCATAATGATTAAGAAGAGCAAAAGAGAGTTCAACAACAGACCCCAAACTAGAAGGATATTTAGTCAATAGTGAAAGGGTGATTTTATATCAGTGGGGAAAGAATCAATGAATCTAttcctttgaaaattaaataaaggtTCTTTCTAGGTTCATTGCAGCACTCCATCCAACAAGATTATTTCAACCAAAGCACATTCACTAAGAGAAAGttgtaaaatctattttattctatCCATTCAAAGGAATGCTATGCAATCTAGGAAAAGATGAGTAAGATCTCTATTGAATGTCATGGAAAGATATCCATCTATGTTATTCTGTTATTACTATGTTATCACTATGTTATTAAGTGAGAAAAGCAGGTTATtctatttttacaaatatatattaggtacaagctttttaaacatttatagactaaatatcaaaattattatCTCTGAAATGAACTTATgagtaattttattcttttcatactttctaattttttaataagcATGCATTTTATTGCATTATGTAAAAAGATGTTTAAGgctataaatggaataaatgaagTGGTTTTCTCCTTTTAGCAATGCAGAAGGACAGTTTGGTTCAGGTTTATGTCCAAGAAGGCAAAGAtctccagtcagtcagtcagggAGACTTTTTCAGGTGAGCTGAAACTCTTTAATTACTGTTATTACacatattttttgttattgtcaGCCCTATATTCTACCTCATCTCTATGGTTTTTATAGACAATGCCTTGCCCCTTGGATTTTGGTTTTaaactttgttctctttttgTTGGTTTATTTGTTAAAGTCAGTCTTCAGCAATTCCTCTATCAGCCTCTTCCAGCTGCTCTGGAACAAGCTGTAAATTTATTAAAGAAcgataaacctgtatgcaagacagcaaaagagacacagatacacagaacagtcttttggactctgtgggagagggagagggtgggatgatttgggagaatcgcattgaaacatgtataatatcatatatgaaaggaatcaccagtccaggttcgatacatgatacaggatgcttggggctggtgcactgggatgacccagagggatggtacggggagggaggtgggagtggggttcaggatggggaacatgtgtatacctgtggtggattcatgttgatgtatggcaaaaccaatacaatattgtaaagtaattaacctccaattaaaataaataaatttattaaaaaaaacttcttactacattttttaaaaagtatttttcctatAACACtggccttccttttcttttatacCCTCTTTCTTGTCTGTCCCATCCATCCCACTTTATAGATACCCTTCTTCTTTGGAATGATGTATAACTTTTAAGAGGCAGCAGAGACAGTGCCCACCTAGATTTAAATCACAGCTCTAACATtctttagctgtgtgactttggacaagctatttaacctctctgaggttGGGTTTCCTAATCTGTAATTTGTAAATCTGTGCCTGCTTCATAGGTTTGTTctgagggttaaatgagttaatagcTGTCAGTCACTTAGAAGAgtggcctggcacatggtaatcATGATATAAGTAACAGCTACTGTTGTTTTTATTGTACTTTCCTTCCTAAGCCAGTTTCTGATTTGATTTCACCATGTTCACATTCCATTTGCACTAATCGCAGTACCTCTTGGAAGCAGTTAGTGGAGCCCTGATATTCTTCAAATCCAGAGCAAGAAATCTCACGTGGGGGGCTGTCTCCCTGTGAACACCCGTCTCAGGGCACCCTGCACGTCGGGGTTTCGGAGGCTGTAGATGACGGGGTTCAGCATGGGGCTGATGACTGTGTTGAGGATTCCAATCCCCTTGTCCTTGTCTGAAGCCTCCCCTGAGCCCAGCCGCATGTAGCTAAAGACGCCTGTGCCATAGAAGATGCCCACCACGGTGAGGTGGGAGCCACACGTGGAGAaggctttcttcctgccctcCACTGAGCGGATCTGCAGGACTGCGGCTACCACGTGTCCATAGGACACAGTGATGAAGACCAAGGGGGCCACACCCATGAAGGCTGCTGCTACAAAGAGCAACTGCTCGTTGAGCTGGATGCTGGAGCAGGAGAGCTCGAAGAGCTGCGGGAGGTCACAGTAGAAGTGGTTGATCACATTGGGACCGCAGAAGTTGAGAGTAGATACAGCAACAGTTTGAGTCAGCGCGTTGGTGAAGGAAAAGACACAGGACATGCCGGCCAGGGCTCGCTGGATTCCCCAGCTCATGCGGGTGCTGTAGGTGAGGGGCTGGCAGATGGCCAGGTAGCGGTCGTAGGCCATGACGGTCAGCAGGAAGCAGTCCACCCCGGCCAGGAGGTGGAAGAAGAAGAGCTGGGAGAGGCAGGACAGATAGAGGATGCTTCTGTTACTGGACATGAAATGCGCCAGCATGGCAGGGACAGTGACACTGATGCACCCGACATCCAGCAGGGACAAGTTCcccaggaagaaatacatgggggtgtggagttTGGGTTCGGCGAGGATGGCAGCCAGGATGCTGAAATTGCCCCCCACAGTAGCTACATAAGCGAGGAGGAAGATGACGAAGAGGATGGGCCGTAGAGCTGGGGTCTTCGTGAGGCCCAGCAGGACAAACTCAGTGACAACTGAATCATTTCCTGAGGCTCCCGGATCCATGACTCTCTCCTACCGGCAGTAGAACCAAGTAAAGCTAGAAGGTGCTGATGGTGATAAATGGAGaatcagaccttttttttttttaaactggagtataattgctttacatgttgtgttagtttctgctgcacaacaaagtgaatcagctctatgtatacatatatcccctccctctggagtcTCCCTCCAACTCCACCCAccatccacccctctaggtcatcacagaacaccaagttTGGGCTCCAAAGTATTGACCTTCTACTGAATAAGAAAAGTGTACAAGGAGCTTTTGAGCAGCACAAGTTTCCAGGCTTCAGATCCAGGTGGGGTGAGTGGATACCCAACTCAGCGGCCTCCCTCGATGCCCAGTTGAGCTCTCTCACAGGCCAGAGAAGCAGACACCAAGACTCGGAAttctcttctccaactccacCACCACTTGGCTTCTTGCTCTTCTGTCTCCTGGTTCTAACTGCATATCATCCAACACACACACTATCATGGACCTGGTGGCCACATGAGGCTAAAGATTTTTGTGGTGCTGTGTCCTGCCCACATGCTTGATCACTTAGATAATGTCCTCCTTTTCCCACCCCTGGGTGGTCACACTAATGAAACACACAGTGATCCACCCCAACCTCTGGCTGAAGGATGGATATTGAAGTCACTCACATGGAGTCTACTTCAAATGGGAAGAGGCTGGAGTTGGAGCTTCCTGGGCTGCGGGTGGGGAgggtagggtgggggtgggaggtgggcaaAAGGCATAAGGCATGAGCAgaggaaaatgttttctaatGATTAATGTTGAGAATAAAGTCAAGTCCACAATGGATCAACCTCCATCTAATGGTCTGACCTTTTCTGCATGGACGTGTTCTGACCATCAGCTGCATCTCTCCAGATAGGAACTGGTTTTCATTCTAAATCTGCTCTGGACTTAACTATCTGGTAACAGCCTTGCTCCCCTCCAAGTTAGTGAGGCTTTAAACCTTGGTTAAAGCTGACTTCTCCCTGTCTCTAACATTTACATTCAAGGGACTGAGTCCcaccggtttttttttttttttttcagaagggaGAAGCCGTTACTTTGCTTGTATGAAATCCAAGTTGGGAGCATGCAGTGAGGGGTCTGGCACCCACCCAGTCAAGGGGCTGAACACATCTTGGGCGAACAGCAGGGGACAGTCATGCTGGCCCAAAGACCTCCAAGTGGGGATAGCTTATGAAGGACACAGAGACAAGGAGATAAACAACTCACGTGACATCACCCTCACAGTGGGATTTTTCTTCTCCCAAATGTTACCCTGGAGGCATCAGAAACTAGACTTTCCAGGGGGAGCCAAAGCTAGATAAACAGACATAATGATCTCTAGTTTCTTCAAAACGTTTTGaacttttctgaaaatgtttccaAGTATGACCTTCATGGACATGGCAacgttcattcatttaacaaaaatatttttgagcaatTACTATGAACTGATATTCTTTTTAAGTCTCCcttttttggtaaattttaaactttttattttatattggagcacagccaattgacaatgttgtgatagtttcaggttcacagcaaagtgacccagccatatccattctcccccaaactcccctcccatccagcttGCTGCAtgacgttgagcagagttcccagtgctgTATAGTAGGCCCTTGTTTTGttactgttttaaatatagtagtgggtacatgttgatcccaaacttcTGCCTATCCCTACCCCCATCCTTCTCCCCCTTGTAACCATCTCAGCACTTCATGGAGTTAAAATAAATCTCAGAGAGTCTTAAAAGGCAGTTAAGCTTACACTGCGTTGGAGGTGGAGTTGGGACTTTGGATTTCTGATCTAGTCCAGCCTACTGTCTTGGGAGAGGAGCAGCAGTGACTTGTGACATCCTAGCCTTGTGGGGCTGGGGGCGGAGGGAGTTGGAGCAGGATTTGCTCCTATCTCACCCCCTCCATTTCACAAGGTCGCCTCACACAGCCTGTCACTACTGCCATCCTCAAACCCGGCTCTTCCTCTAGTCTCAAACAAATATCTTGCCCTTCCTCCACTCCTGTACCTTACTCCAGACCCTCCACTGTCCTGACCCTAAATGTTTTCTAGCTTTGTGCCCTCAACTCCATGAGTGAAGATAAAGGTTTGGAGTATCTTCTAGACCAGGACCACTCTACTTTTGCTCCTAAAGTGGCttgaggcatttaaaaaatatgaatgattcCTAGTTAGTGTCAGAGTCACTTCTTTCTTGGTGAGCTATTGGAGATATTTAACTTCCCGAGAAGCACTCTGGTGTGGTGGACCAGCCCTCTTCTTGCTATGTCTCAGCAGTTTAGGATATCGTTTTCACTTCAGTTACTTCTAATCCCAGCTGGCTGTTGAGTCTGACTTCACTAGGCCACTTTGGTGATGAAATAAAGTGATCTAGATCTCAATTTTgactccaaaaaaaagaaaaaaaaaaaaaaaaagggaatgctTTCCCACTGGCTCTCATTAACGAGTTTGAGAGAAGTTCTTTGCAGGATCAGTGGAAGAGCCTCACAGTGACTCAGGACTGCCAGAGGCCAAGGAAACATTGACAGGGAATTAGAATGAGTTGACATCTCTACTGACAGCTGTCCACAGAAGGAAACTTCAAGATTCCAGGACCAAAATTGAACCTTTTACTACCCACTACTATCTTGCTACAAGTCTAGACTTCAGCTCTCAACTAGATAAAAAATGCTATAATGTCtctctttctgattattttttatttcattaatcatTATTTgggcattcatttttatttttaacatgtttcataaataaaacaCTTATATAACAATGTTGCATAAGCAGTGGTATTCTCAGTTTGAGAATGAGTTACTTCACCTTAGAAGTTAGACAATTATGGCAGTGACGGAAGGTCTTACTGAGGTCAGTTTGCATGAGGGGTGGAAGAGCCTCCCAGAAGAGGGTGCAGGGCATTGACATGCCGGAGTCCAAGCATAATGGGTAGGATATCAGTGCAAgtgcgtgcctgctcagttgcgtccaactctgcgaccccatgcgctgtagcccaccaggctcttctgtgcctagaattttccaggcaaaaatactggagtgagtagtcatttcttactccagggcatcttcctgactaggatcgaaccctcatctcctatgtctcctgctttggcaggcggattctttaccactgtgccacctgggaagccccttagaatATCAGAGGGAACCTCATCTCCTGATGCCATTTCCTCCCTAGCGTCACCTCCAGATTCACACTGGATCAAAGAAGAGCATTTCAATAAAGGGATGgtgaatataaaattttcttgATTATTCCCTTTCCCCTTATTATGGCTCTTCTACATTTAGAACAGATTTCTAGAAGAAGTTTGAAAGGTAATAAAAACTGGTATATTTCATAGCAAGATATTTAGCCATGTCTTCTCTTtaagactgggacttccctggttgtccaggggttaagactccaccttccagtacagggggtgagggttcagtccctgattggggagctaagatcccacatgcttttcGGCCAAAAAGCCGGAACAAAAACAGAAGCcattttgtaacaaattcaattaagactttgaaaatggtccacattaaaaaaaaatctttaaaaaatgacagactgttttcctctaatattttattgtaaaaattttagagcacattgtaaagtttaaaaattatacagtgaatacacatatatctatCATCTAGACTTTACCATTATATTTGGTCTTTATATAAATGGGGTCCTTCAATAGTTATTCTTCTTTGACTTGTTTATTTCACTATTATGTTTGTATGATTCTCATATTAGTGTCTACAACTAttgctcatttaattttttaaggctgtattgggagaaggcaatggcaccccactccagtactcttgcctggcaaatcccatggacggaggagcctggtgggctgcagtccatggggtctctagcaCTTctgctcttcactttcatgcattggagaaggcaatggcaacccactccagtgttcttgcctggagaatcccagggacgggagagcctggtgggctgctgtctctggggtcgaacagagtcggacacgactgaagcgatttagcagcagcagcagcattgcaggCTATTAATACACCAAAGTTTATCATGTCTTCCCTGTTTCAAGGTATTTTGCTTCTGTGAACACTGTTGTATATATTTCTTGGTGCACACATGCAAGAACTTCTCTATGATTGTTAATTAGAAATAGAGTTTGTGTGTCTTCAGATTTAAAGGATAAATTCAAATTGTTTCCCAAAGGACTTATACCACTTTAGGGTCTTAGCAGTTGTATATAAGATTTTAAAGAATTCTATATTCTCATTAAAACTTACCAttatctcatttctttatttagaCCAGTACAGTGTGAAATGGTGTTTCAACTgtgactttaatttgcatttggtAGATCACAAATAAGGTTGAACTTCCTTTCACTGGCCATTTGTGTTTCCTCTTTTGTTCATGTCCTTTGTTTTCTATCGGATccgttgtatttttttttctttctttcttttttattattttatttatttatttttattttttaaaattactttacaatattagtGTAGAAGTCTGGAAATATTTTGGATACTCTAGGAGAGCTATATACATATTGCAagtctcttttacttttttttagtttttaactttacaatattgtattggttttgccatatatcaacatgaatctgccacaggtatacacgtgttcccaatcctgaaccctcctccctcctccctccccgcaccatccctctgggtcgttccagcataccagccccaagcatccagtatcgtgcattgaacctggactggtgacttgtttcatatatgatattatacatatttcaatgccattctcccaaatcatcccaccctctccctctcccacagagtccaaaagactgttctatacatcagtgtctcttttgctgtctcgtatacagggttatcattaccatctttctaaattccatatatatgtgttagtatactgtattggtgtttttctttctggcttacttcactctgtataataggctccagtgtcatccacttcattagaactgattcaaatgtattctttttaatggctgagtaatactccattgtgtatatgtaccacagatttctttattttattttatttttaaactttacagtattgtattggttttgccaaatatcgaaatgaatccgccacaggtatacatgtgttccccatcctgaaccctcctccctcctccctccccataccatccctctgggtcgtcccagtgcaccagccccaagcatccaatatcatgcatcgaacttggactggcgactcgtttcatatatgatattatacgtatttcaatgccattcacccaaatcatcccaccctctccctcttccacagagtcca
This portion of the Bubalus bubalis isolate 160015118507 breed Murrah chromosome 3, NDDB_SH_1, whole genome shotgun sequence genome encodes:
- the LOC123465572 gene encoding putative olfactory receptor 3A4 produces the protein MSMKRVMDPGASGNDSVVTEFVLLGLTKTPALRPILFVIFLLAYVATVGGNFSILAAILAEPKLHTPMYFFLGNLSLLDVGCISVTVPAMLAHFMSSNRSILYLSCLSQLFFFHLLAGVDCFLLTVMAYDRYLAICQPLTYSTRMSWGIQRALAGMSCVFSFTNALTQTVAVSTLNFCGPNVINHFYCDLPQLFELSCSSIQLNEQLLFVAAAFMGVAPLVFITVSYGHVVAAVLQIRSVEGRKKAFSTCGSHLTVVGIFYGTGVFSYMRLGSGEASDKDKGIGILNTVISPMLNPVIYSLRNPDVQGALRRVFTGRQPPT